One window from the genome of Gimesia aquarii encodes:
- the purL gene encoding phosphoribosylformylglycinamidine synthase subunit PurL, translated as MLCEVEIKPAKNQKDREGARILKECQVLGTNSIRSIQTAHSYLLEGELDQNGLEKIAQSLLSDPIVETFEIRVLSSNSTDLSDPDQLLSVLFKPGVTDNVANSARQAIHDLGLSVENVATCRKYWINSDAASEEIDRMAAKVLSNDAIEYVVRGPLKMDSIKLGSEYTFELVTVPIRSMNDNQLETLSREGQLYLNLTEMQTIKNYYVDQGKDPTDIELESLAQTWSEHCSHKTLAGRIHFRDGDRDIHFENMLKETIFDATTQIRKSLGDQDWCVSVFADNAGVITFDDKQDVCFKVETHNHPSALEPYGGANTGLGGVIRDPLGTGLGGKPVCNTDVFCFAPPEISYEDLPAGVLHPKAVATGVVSGVRDYGNRMGIPTVNGAVYFDERYLGNPLVYCGNVAMLPVGKSAKQKVQPGHYIVAVGGRTGRDGIHGATFSSAELTSESETLSGGAVQIGNAITEKMTMDVILEARDKSLFSAITDCGAGGFSSAVGEMGEDTGAEVWLDQCPLKYAGLSYTEIWISEAQERMVLAVPPENWEEFEQVCSSEGVEASIIGKFTDTHRLVLKYQDQVVGDLEMSFLHDGRPPVIRDAVYKTPAFIPLTPSEKENYTKDLKSILGSLNVCSKEWIIRQYDQEVQAGSVIKPLVGIQNDGPSDAAVVRPDLSSVRGLVISCGMNPRYGDLNTHWMAASAIDEAIRNCVAVGADPEKIAILDNFCWGNTDRPETLGSLVAAALACQEFSIAYGSPFISGKDSLYNEFSYENEQGEKETVAIPPSLLISAIGQIDNVSKAVTMDLKAPGNRIFLVGSTQDELGGSHFALVNHLEGGDVPQVDKEQAPEVFKALHAAMQKQLIRSCHDLSEGGLAVAAAEMSFAGGYGMKLDVARLPEALELSTASLLFSESNTRFLIEVESDKIEALQPCFNDLPLVEIGEVVSSSQFTVKGKSGKTVIDVGLEELKAVWKNPLAWD; from the coding sequence ATGCTTTGCGAAGTCGAAATCAAACCTGCCAAAAACCAGAAAGACCGTGAGGGAGCTCGAATCCTTAAAGAGTGCCAAGTCCTTGGTACAAATTCAATTCGTTCGATTCAGACGGCACACTCTTATCTTCTGGAAGGTGAATTAGACCAAAACGGGCTGGAAAAAATTGCCCAGTCTCTGCTGTCAGATCCAATTGTGGAAACATTTGAAATTCGAGTTCTATCGAGCAATTCCACTGACTTATCAGATCCCGATCAATTACTAAGTGTACTCTTCAAACCAGGAGTCACAGACAATGTCGCCAACAGTGCACGGCAAGCGATTCATGACCTGGGTCTCTCTGTTGAAAACGTGGCAACATGTCGCAAATACTGGATCAATTCGGATGCAGCATCTGAAGAAATTGATCGGATGGCTGCAAAGGTACTTTCGAATGATGCCATCGAATATGTCGTTCGTGGCCCTCTGAAAATGGATAGTATCAAACTGGGTAGCGAGTATACCTTCGAACTGGTCACGGTCCCGATACGTTCGATGAATGACAACCAACTGGAAACACTCAGTCGTGAAGGACAGCTTTACTTAAATTTGACTGAGATGCAAACCATTAAAAACTACTATGTCGATCAGGGAAAAGATCCCACTGACATTGAGTTGGAAAGTCTCGCTCAAACTTGGAGTGAACACTGTTCGCATAAAACGTTGGCTGGCCGCATCCATTTTCGCGATGGTGACCGAGACATTCATTTCGAAAATATGCTTAAAGAGACCATCTTTGATGCCACAACTCAAATCCGAAAATCCTTGGGTGATCAAGATTGGTGTGTGAGTGTCTTTGCCGACAATGCCGGTGTGATAACATTCGACGACAAACAAGATGTCTGCTTTAAAGTCGAGACGCATAATCACCCTTCAGCCCTGGAACCCTACGGTGGTGCCAATACCGGGTTAGGTGGAGTAATTCGCGATCCACTGGGAACAGGATTGGGAGGAAAACCAGTTTGTAACACCGATGTTTTCTGTTTCGCTCCACCTGAAATTTCTTATGAAGATCTTCCTGCTGGCGTCTTGCATCCCAAAGCGGTCGCTACAGGGGTGGTTTCAGGTGTACGTGATTATGGAAACCGGATGGGAATTCCCACAGTCAACGGTGCCGTTTACTTTGATGAACGCTATCTCGGGAATCCGCTCGTTTACTGTGGTAACGTTGCAATGTTACCGGTGGGAAAATCAGCTAAGCAGAAAGTACAACCAGGGCATTATATCGTTGCTGTAGGAGGACGCACTGGCCGAGATGGCATTCATGGAGCCACTTTTTCCTCCGCCGAATTGACTTCAGAGAGTGAAACACTCTCCGGAGGCGCCGTACAAATTGGGAATGCGATCACGGAAAAAATGACAATGGACGTCATCCTGGAAGCACGAGATAAATCATTATTTTCCGCGATTACTGACTGCGGCGCAGGCGGTTTTAGCAGTGCTGTCGGCGAAATGGGGGAAGATACGGGAGCGGAAGTCTGGTTGGATCAGTGCCCGTTGAAGTATGCCGGACTTTCTTATACGGAAATTTGGATCTCTGAGGCACAAGAACGAATGGTACTGGCTGTCCCTCCTGAAAACTGGGAAGAGTTTGAACAAGTCTGTTCGAGCGAAGGGGTTGAAGCATCAATCATCGGAAAATTCACAGATACACATCGACTGGTGCTGAAATACCAGGATCAAGTCGTTGGTGATCTGGAAATGTCCTTTTTACATGATGGACGTCCCCCTGTAATTCGTGATGCAGTCTATAAAACACCTGCATTTATTCCGTTAACTCCTTCCGAAAAAGAGAACTACACCAAAGATCTAAAATCGATTTTAGGTTCGCTGAATGTCTGCAGCAAAGAATGGATCATTCGCCAGTACGACCAGGAAGTCCAGGCTGGTAGTGTGATTAAACCATTGGTGGGGATCCAGAATGATGGCCCCTCAGATGCAGCCGTTGTCCGTCCCGATCTCTCTTCTGTGCGTGGTCTGGTAATTTCTTGTGGGATGAATCCACGTTATGGAGATTTAAACACACACTGGATGGCGGCATCAGCGATTGATGAAGCGATAAGAAATTGTGTGGCTGTCGGAGCAGATCCAGAAAAGATTGCGATTCTCGATAATTTCTGCTGGGGAAACACAGACCGTCCAGAAACTCTGGGAAGCCTGGTAGCTGCTGCCCTTGCCTGTCAGGAATTCTCTATCGCATATGGCTCCCCCTTTATCAGCGGAAAAGACAGCCTATATAACGAGTTTTCATATGAAAACGAACAAGGTGAGAAAGAAACGGTTGCGATTCCTCCTTCGCTCTTGATTAGTGCCATCGGACAAATTGACAATGTAAGCAAAGCAGTCACGATGGATCTCAAAGCCCCAGGCAATCGTATTTTCCTCGTTGGTTCAACTCAGGACGAACTGGGAGGGAGTCACTTTGCTCTCGTGAATCATTTGGAAGGGGGTGACGTTCCGCAGGTCGACAAAGAACAAGCCCCAGAAGTATTCAAGGCGCTACATGCAGCGATGCAAAAGCAACTAATAAGAAGTTGCCATGATTTAAGTGAAGGAGGCCTGGCAGTCGCAGCGGCTGAAATGTCGTTTGCAGGTGGGTATGGAATGAAGCTGGATGTCGCTCGACTTCCTGAAGCACTGGAGCTTTCGACTGCCAGCTTACTTTTCTCAGAAAGTAATACGCGGTTTCTGATTGAAGTTGAGTCAGACAAAATTGAAGCACTACAACCTTGCTTTAATGATTTACCTCTGGTTGAAATTGGTGAAGTTGTCAGTAGCAGTCAGTTCACTGTCAAAGGGAAATCAGGAAAAACGGTCATTGATGTAGGCTTAGAAGAGCTAAAAGCAGTTTGGAAAAACCCACTGGCCTGGGACTGA
- a CDS encoding AAA family ATPase: MSETNHHTNDSHEFEITQESIDKLSSAYQQIHGQMSKVIVGQDQVVEQLLIALFSRGHCLLEGVPGLAKTLMISTLAQSLSMSFSRIQFTPDLMPADITGTDVLQENRETGEREFRFIPGPLFHNVILADEINRTPPKTQAALLEAMQEHQVSVGQTRHVLSDPFFVLATQNPIEQEGTYSLPEAQQDRFMFKVYVRYPTFEEERQIARQTTSATNEKIEHVLNAVDVLEIQKIVRQVPVSDHVIDYALALVRQTRVNEPGTPDFINEWLSWGAGPRAVQNLLLGGKTRALLNGHTHVSTEDISALAAPVLRHRIVTNFSAESEGISSDRVIERLIDETPSKEGELTSDPRLQKIFAA; this comes from the coding sequence ATGTCGGAAACGAATCATCATACAAATGACTCTCATGAATTCGAGATTACTCAGGAATCGATCGATAAGCTTAGTTCTGCCTATCAACAGATTCATGGGCAGATGTCGAAAGTTATCGTTGGACAGGATCAAGTCGTAGAACAACTCCTGATTGCCCTTTTTAGTCGAGGTCATTGTTTGCTTGAAGGTGTCCCCGGTCTGGCTAAAACACTGATGATCAGTACTTTGGCACAAAGTCTGTCGATGTCGTTTAGCCGCATCCAATTCACCCCGGACTTGATGCCCGCAGATATCACGGGAACAGACGTCTTACAGGAAAATCGAGAAACAGGCGAACGAGAGTTTCGATTCATCCCGGGCCCCTTATTTCATAATGTTATTCTGGCAGACGAAATTAACCGCACGCCTCCCAAGACACAGGCTGCCTTACTGGAGGCCATGCAGGAACACCAAGTCAGTGTCGGCCAGACGCGGCACGTACTCAGTGATCCGTTTTTTGTATTAGCTACGCAAAATCCCATCGAACAAGAAGGTACCTATTCGTTGCCGGAAGCTCAACAAGACCGCTTTATGTTTAAAGTCTATGTACGATATCCTACATTTGAAGAAGAACGCCAAATAGCCAGACAAACAACTTCTGCGACAAATGAAAAAATTGAGCATGTATTAAATGCAGTAGATGTTCTGGAGATCCAAAAAATCGTCCGTCAAGTTCCTGTTTCAGACCACGTGATTGATTACGCTTTGGCGCTAGTCAGGCAAACCAGAGTGAATGAGCCAGGTACTCCCGATTTCATCAACGAATGGCTCAGCTGGGGTGCCGGGCCCCGCGCTGTACAAAATCTGTTATTAGGCGGAAAAACAAGAGCATTACTGAATGGTCATACGCACGTCTCTACTGAAGATATCAGCGCTTTAGCGGCACCTGTATTACGACATCGAATCGTAACGAACTTCTCAGCCGAGTCGGAAGGAATTTCTTCAGATCGTGTAATTGAGAGACTGATTGATGAGACTCCGTCTAAGGAAGGCGAACTGACGAGTGACCCAAGATTACAGAAAATATTTGCTGCCTGA
- a CDS encoding DUF58 domain-containing protein — protein MTQDYRKYLLPEAISRISRLEIRARSIVEGFLSGLHRSPFFGQSVEFAQHREYAPGDDARNIDWKVWSKTDKYYIKQYEEDTNLRTTLLVDVSESMQFGTGPLNKYEYGCTAAAALAYLLLKQQDAVGLITFDDAIRSKVQALSKRNHLNALLTALATEKPAQKTDIFDVLKEVAETRSKKGTIVLISDLFVNRESLFKGLRLLQYRGHDVMLLHILDDEELDFSYAGTTRFEGMEETGELVCDPRSLREGYLDAMHDFLNEIRRRCAKNKFDYQTIRTSEYLDAALAHYLNHRIGMQQSIRQ, from the coding sequence GTGACCCAAGATTACAGAAAATATTTGCTGCCTGAAGCAATTTCCCGAATTTCTCGATTGGAAATTCGGGCACGTTCAATTGTCGAAGGGTTCCTGTCTGGATTGCACCGTAGTCCTTTTTTTGGTCAATCGGTGGAATTTGCTCAGCACCGTGAGTACGCACCTGGAGATGATGCGCGAAATATTGACTGGAAGGTCTGGTCAAAAACAGACAAATACTACATTAAACAATACGAAGAAGACACAAATTTAAGAACGACATTATTGGTTGATGTCAGTGAGTCGATGCAGTTTGGTACAGGTCCACTCAATAAGTATGAATATGGCTGTACCGCGGCTGCCGCTCTGGCATATCTTCTGTTGAAGCAACAAGATGCAGTTGGTTTGATTACATTTGATGATGCCATTCGTTCCAAAGTTCAGGCATTAAGCAAGCGAAACCACCTAAATGCCTTGCTCACTGCACTGGCAACAGAAAAACCTGCTCAAAAAACTGACATTTTCGACGTATTAAAAGAAGTCGCCGAAACTCGGTCTAAAAAAGGAACCATCGTTCTCATTTCCGACCTGTTTGTGAATCGGGAAAGCCTGTTTAAAGGCTTAAGACTATTACAATATCGGGGACACGATGTGATGTTGTTGCATATTCTAGATGACGAGGAACTCGATTTCAGTTATGCAGGTACAACTCGCTTTGAAGGGATGGAAGAGACCGGAGAACTTGTATGTGATCCTCGTTCTTTAAGAGAGGGTTACCTCGACGCAATGCATGATTTTTTAAATGAAATCAGAAGGCGTTGTGCCAAAAATAAATTTGACTATCAAACAATACGAACCAGTGAATATTTAGACGCAGCTTTAGCACATTATCTCAACCATCGAATTGGTATGCAACAATCCATTAGACAATAA
- a CDS encoding BatA domain-containing protein: METWLTQHFVNSTLVYAGALMVAAPIIIHLINRFQYKRVQFAAMEFLLQSQQTNQRRVLLEQLLLLLLRILLIICLLLLIARLILDPNQLSMFRGAKSHHVIVLDDSGSMQSIWGEQTAFNEGLQVIRKIVAEGTNRPNTEKLSLIVLSRADAPLFLQRDINEELINELDAKLTNLTCSHQSLDLNQGLETAADLLNEDRAVIKTLHLISDFRKSDWQDKKGIASTIEEFSNDDIAINLIKTVPDSQPNLAITELSGATEMAAVDIPLRLKVRIKNLGDQVAENVRVAAFVDNNKLPMSIVFDKIEAGSEISQDFDVVFNKPHLHQVKVSLTNDVLAGDNERFLAINVKPSNPVLIIDGNPSGNEWIYIQTAIAPDIATTGFAPSVESLDYLRRHPLNQFKNIYLLNVAELPLDAITPLEEFVSAGGGLIWFVGPSIQPDFYNDKLYKNGNGLFPAPLEPSPRELPARETNSTVDMQVSDHPLFSVFAGQDNPLIEAVTISKYFPLSQRWLQTKSQNASGVNVIATLRNQEPFIIEHRFGKGRIITCLTSAGPLLSNEGEPWNSWALNPSYIVFQLELQKYLVQSQSHEQAEIVGDPIAFSLDASLYSDEIQIQTPTSEGERTIRLKASPKQITDATQSGLLQLITTYRETDQPGVYSVQLKRQDQTIEQKMYAYNFPVTESNLELTASDDLIKQLGNNPQIQIQEPGEFQWIQGQEAGREITNTILILLFLLLICEQLLAYRLSYHPKVAGAVA, translated from the coding sequence ATGGAAACATGGTTAACACAACATTTTGTGAATTCCACGCTGGTCTACGCCGGTGCGTTGATGGTTGCTGCGCCTATTATCATTCATTTAATAAATCGCTTTCAATACAAACGTGTTCAATTTGCAGCAATGGAATTTCTGTTGCAAAGCCAGCAGACGAATCAAAGGAGAGTATTGCTCGAACAATTACTACTCTTGTTGCTACGAATTCTGCTGATTATTTGCCTATTATTATTGATTGCGCGACTGATTCTCGATCCTAATCAATTATCAATGTTTCGTGGTGCTAAATCACATCATGTAATCGTATTGGATGATAGTGGTTCGATGCAAAGTATCTGGGGGGAGCAAACTGCTTTTAATGAAGGTCTACAGGTGATTCGTAAAATTGTGGCAGAAGGAACGAATCGCCCTAACACAGAAAAATTATCTCTGATCGTACTCTCTCGTGCTGATGCACCACTTTTTTTACAAAGAGACATTAATGAAGAACTCATCAATGAACTGGATGCAAAGCTGACTAACCTTACCTGTTCACACCAGAGCCTCGATCTGAATCAAGGCTTAGAGACGGCTGCGGACTTGCTCAATGAAGACCGTGCTGTGATTAAAACTCTCCATTTGATTTCTGATTTCAGAAAGTCAGACTGGCAGGATAAAAAAGGAATTGCCTCCACCATCGAAGAATTCAGTAATGATGACATTGCCATTAATTTAATTAAAACGGTCCCCGATTCTCAACCGAATCTGGCAATTACCGAACTTTCTGGCGCAACAGAAATGGCTGCCGTTGATATTCCTCTGCGTTTAAAAGTCAGGATCAAAAATTTAGGCGATCAGGTCGCAGAAAATGTGCGGGTTGCCGCATTTGTTGATAATAACAAGCTACCAATGAGTATTGTCTTTGACAAAATTGAAGCGGGAAGTGAAATCTCCCAAGACTTTGACGTTGTTTTTAATAAGCCCCATTTACATCAAGTCAAAGTCAGTCTGACAAATGATGTGCTTGCCGGCGATAATGAACGATTTCTGGCCATTAATGTCAAACCTTCAAATCCCGTATTGATCATTGATGGTAATCCCTCTGGTAACGAGTGGATATATATTCAAACGGCGATTGCCCCCGATATTGCGACAACTGGATTTGCACCTTCAGTTGAAAGTTTAGACTATCTTCGCAGACATCCCTTAAATCAATTTAAAAATATTTATCTACTGAATGTTGCCGAGCTTCCACTCGATGCGATCACTCCTTTAGAAGAGTTCGTCTCTGCAGGTGGAGGCTTAATCTGGTTTGTTGGCCCTTCAATCCAACCAGACTTTTATAACGATAAACTATATAAAAATGGGAATGGACTCTTTCCCGCCCCGCTAGAACCATCGCCTCGAGAGTTACCGGCGCGAGAAACCAATTCCACTGTGGATATGCAAGTCAGTGATCACCCTCTCTTTTCCGTATTTGCAGGTCAGGACAATCCACTCATTGAAGCAGTCACGATCTCAAAATATTTCCCTCTTTCACAGAGATGGCTGCAAACAAAATCACAAAATGCATCGGGCGTTAATGTGATTGCCACTCTTAGAAATCAAGAACCATTTATCATTGAACATCGGTTTGGTAAAGGGCGAATTATCACTTGTCTAACATCAGCAGGTCCCTTACTTTCGAATGAAGGCGAACCCTGGAACTCCTGGGCACTCAACCCGAGCTATATTGTGTTTCAATTGGAATTGCAAAAATACCTGGTCCAATCTCAATCCCACGAACAAGCAGAAATTGTTGGCGATCCGATTGCATTTTCTCTCGACGCCTCGTTGTACTCTGATGAGATTCAAATCCAGACACCCACTTCCGAGGGCGAAAGAACCATCAGGCTCAAAGCGTCACCTAAACAAATCACAGATGCGACACAGAGTGGTTTATTACAGTTAATAACGACTTACCGAGAAACAGATCAGCCCGGTGTCTATTCCGTACAATTGAAACGACAAGATCAAACAATTGAACAAAAAATGTACGCGTATAACTTCCCAGTGACAGAAAGTAATCTGGAGTTGACAGCTTCGGATGACTTAATCAAACAGCTTGGAAATAATCCACAAATCCAAATTCAGGAACCGGGAGAGTTCCAATGGATTCAAGGGCAGGAAGCAGGTCGGGAAATCACCAATACTATTTTAATACTCCTGTTTCTTTTACTAATCTGTGAACAGCTATTGGCATACAGGTTAAGCTATCATCCTAAAGTAGCGGGTGCTGTAGCATGA